A section of the Lampris incognitus isolate fLamInc1 chromosome 8, fLamInc1.hap2, whole genome shotgun sequence genome encodes:
- the LOC130116531 gene encoding adenylate cyclase type 7 — translation MVAAGLSGTPGQANNQDRDRQQAQIGNMVEFAIALIGKLNGINRHSFNSFRLCVGINHGPVIAGVIGARKPQYDIWGNTVNIASWMESTRELRKNRVTEETSDVLQKLGYSCEYRGFINVKGKGELKTFFVSTDMSKQQGMGLS, via the coding sequence ATGGTTGCTGCTGGCCTCAGTGGGACCCCTGGTCAGGCGAATaaccaggacagggacagacaacAGGCCCAGATTGGCAACATGGTGGAATTTGCCATCGCTCTAATTGGCAAGCTGAATGGCATCAACCGACACTCATTTAATAGCTTTCGACTCTGTGTGGGTATTAATCACGGCCCTGTGATAGCGGGGGTGATTGGGGCGAGAAAGCCTCAGTATGACATCTGGGGCAACACTGTCAACATAGCCAGCTGGATGGAGAGCACTAGGGAGCTCAGGAAGAATCGGGTCACAGAGGAAACATCTGACGTGCTGCAGAAGCTGGGCTACTCCTGCGAGTACCGAGGCTTCATCAACGTGAAAGGGAAAGGGGAGCTCAAGACCTTCTTTGTGAGCACAGACATGAGCAAGCAGCAGGGCATGGGCCTGAGCTAA